A window from Cognatishimia sp. WU-CL00825 encodes these proteins:
- a CDS encoding ATP-binding cassette domain-containing protein has product MIEISDVTVKYGGVVALDHVSLKITDDVVGLIGPNGAGKTTLTNAFSGFAPVTSGAIVVNDTNLFDLPAHERARWGLARSFQKVQIVPDLTVQDHLKAVMDSKGISKSQRPDVISKVLDFVGISDIRLKLGAELNPYQRRMTEIAKCLIGSPRIVLLDEPGGGLSEAEMQHLRKVIRGIHPEFGAQILMVDHDVDLIRDVCASTAVLDFGKLIAFGPTEDVLADEIVKTAYLGR; this is encoded by the coding sequence ATGATTGAGATCTCGGATGTTACCGTCAAATATGGGGGCGTCGTGGCATTGGATCACGTGTCCCTGAAAATAACAGATGATGTTGTTGGCTTGATCGGCCCAAATGGTGCCGGCAAAACAACCCTGACAAATGCCTTTTCCGGCTTTGCCCCGGTTACCAGTGGCGCGATTGTTGTCAATGACACAAACTTGTTTGACCTGCCAGCACATGAACGCGCCCGCTGGGGTCTGGCGCGCAGCTTTCAAAAGGTGCAGATTGTGCCGGACCTGACCGTGCAAGACCATTTGAAAGCAGTCATGGACAGCAAGGGCATCAGCAAATCGCAGCGCCCTGACGTGATTTCCAAAGTGTTGGACTTTGTTGGCATCAGCGACATTCGTCTGAAATTGGGCGCAGAATTGAACCCCTATCAGCGGCGCATGACCGAAATCGCGAAATGCTTGATCGGCAGCCCGCGGATTGTTTTGCTGGATGAGCCGGGCGGGGGCTTGTCAGAGGCCGAAATGCAGCATCTGCGGAAAGTCATTCGGGGCATACATCCGGAATTTGGCGCGCAAATCTTGATGGTGGATCACGATGTGGATCTGATCCGCGATGTCTGTGCATCAACAGCGGTTTTGGATTTCGGCAAATTGATTGCCTTTGGTCCAACCGAAGACGTCTTGGCTGATGAAATTGTAAAAACCGCTTATCTGGGCCGGTGA
- a CDS encoding branched-chain amino acid ABC transporter permease, translating into MKTILTPSTYLGIILLLFTALLLPMLVGALWIKVLTSAAIFALAASGVSLVYAQLGLINLAQIALIGVGGWIALRLNYATDLPITVLVVIAGALTGVIGAFFALPALRMRGLYLALVTLMVAALFQIFFNAFQFPNGGDGFWGVAQKSAGAVRRPGIAESDIGYFRYVLVALAASFVLIGLHKTSAPGRAWAMTRQSEANAMAAGINVTFYKLWAFALSGFLAGVSGALLSGALGQLDARSFLAGEGILLFALAVVGGVFSWLGAILAGLLYKLLPAVFNDLGLSADIAMIIFGAALMHAIMTAPQGIAGQILDAFKKGGSDD; encoded by the coding sequence ATGAAAACCATACTGACCCCTTCGACCTATCTGGGCATCATCCTGCTGCTCTTCACCGCCCTTTTGTTGCCAATGTTGGTCGGCGCGCTTTGGATCAAGGTTTTGACCTCGGCGGCCATCTTTGCGCTGGCGGCCTCTGGCGTGTCGCTGGTCTATGCCCAGCTTGGTCTGATCAACCTGGCGCAAATCGCCCTGATCGGTGTGGGTGGTTGGATCGCGTTGCGGCTGAATTATGCAACGGATCTGCCGATCACGGTTTTGGTGGTGATTGCCGGGGCTTTGACCGGGGTGATTGGGGCCTTTTTTGCGTTGCCTGCATTACGCATGCGCGGATTGTATCTGGCGCTGGTCACTTTGATGGTGGCGGCCTTGTTTCAGATTTTCTTTAATGCCTTTCAGTTTCCCAATGGGGGGGACGGCTTTTGGGGCGTGGCGCAGAAATCAGCAGGTGCTGTGCGCCGGCCGGGCATCGCGGAAAGCGATATCGGTTATTTCCGCTATGTTTTGGTCGCGCTTGCTGCGTCATTTGTTTTGATCGGACTGCACAAGACCAGCGCCCCCGGACGGGCCTGGGCGATGACCCGCCAATCCGAGGCCAATGCCATGGCCGCAGGCATCAATGTGACGTTTTACAAGCTGTGGGCCTTTGCTTTGTCGGGCTTCTTGGCGGGCGTTTCCGGCGCTTTGCTGTCTGGTGCCTTGGGTCAATTGGATGCGCGCAGTTTTCTTGCGGGTGAAGGCATCCTGTTGTTTGCCCTTGCGGTGGTGGGCGGTGTGTTCAGCTGGCTTGGGGCCATTCTGGCGGGCCTGCTTTATAAATTACTGCCCGCGGTGTTCAACGATCTGGGCCTAAGTGCCGACATTGCGATGATCATATTTGGCGCAGCCCTGATGCACGCCATCATGACCGCCCCTCAGGGTATCGCAGGGCAGATTTTGGACGCATTCAAAAAAGGAGGCTCTGATGATTGA
- a CDS encoding branched-chain amino acid ABC transporter permease yields MLKVYGLFLVSGLAVGSLYALAGIGLVILRRSTGFLNFAYGALAAAAAMVAWQVADWGAWPPISWLSALATGIVLSVAYGRILAPALAWREPAVKAVATLGYMLVLLGLMGLLWDDALRKLSLPPDKIAVTLLGVRVTVTRMIALGVAIAAVIAMILYLDRSRMGLNMRALADDRDHAALLGIPIVRVETLAWGISGALAGGTGLLFGSLVRLEPTVITFMVIPATAAAIVGRLTSLPMTLLGGLLIGVIEAMLTLYKPLAPLRAMTPFVIAGLMILWMQRGTSLTFASKD; encoded by the coding sequence ATGTTGAAGGTCTATGGTCTCTTTCTTGTTTCAGGCCTTGCGGTTGGATCGCTTTATGCACTGGCCGGCATTGGCTTGGTGATCCTGCGGCGGTCCACTGGGTTTCTGAATTTCGCATATGGCGCCTTGGCGGCGGCGGCGGCAATGGTGGCTTGGCAAGTGGCGGATTGGGGCGCATGGCCACCCATTTCTTGGCTGTCGGCCTTGGCCACCGGAATTGTTCTGAGCGTCGCTTATGGGCGCATCCTTGCCCCTGCTTTGGCGTGGCGTGAACCGGCTGTAAAAGCTGTGGCCACACTGGGTTATATGTTGGTTCTGCTGGGCCTTATGGGGCTGCTGTGGGATGACGCGCTGCGCAAGCTCAGCCTTCCACCCGACAAGATTGCTGTGACATTGCTGGGGGTCCGAGTGACGGTCACCCGCATGATTGCGCTCGGCGTGGCAATAGCGGCAGTTATTGCAATGATCCTTTATCTTGACCGCTCGCGCATGGGACTGAACATGCGCGCTTTGGCTGACGATCGCGACCATGCCGCGCTGCTTGGCATCCCAATTGTGCGGGTGGAAACGCTGGCCTGGGGCATCTCTGGCGCGTTGGCTGGCGGCACCGGTTTGTTGTTTGGGTCGCTGGTGCGGCTGGAACCCACGGTGATCACCTTTATGGTCATTCCAGCCACCGCAGCTGCGATTGTTGGACGGCTGACTTCGCTGCCGATGACCTTGCTGGGCGGGCTGTTGATCGGTGTCATCGAAGCCATGCTGACGCTTTACAAACCCTTGGCACCGCTGCGTGCCATGACCCCCTTTGTGATTGCCGGGCTGATGATTTTATGGATGCAGCGCGGCACCAGCCTGACCTTTGCGAGCAAGGATTGA
- a CDS encoding ABC transporter substrate-binding protein, translated as MKLQITLVTGMAALCLSVLSSTAAQADDGAPICGLNTGQAASGTPIKVGGINGNAPPGDFSGGTDGAAAYFDCVNANGGIHGRPIEYIVENDQWNPELAGQVATKLVKDENVVALVGNGSVVEMAVNASLYASEDVMVMASGCAISECYESSHIVSTNQGPLPSGIGALKFAIEELGTTHAACIGFNIPNNGGWACDWMNEYMASKGLQGTSILMDPTAVDLNSVYLQALAERVDTILLMLPAGPAIGLLKVAEEQGGRELFKWVSPTPLYEPGVGEVLGDYWSDNLYINIELNEFSSDGADNQNWIKVMDRFGKDGDRRDTFSQSGYVSAKFFVDALLKLDAENIDRPQVTQAIQNIVGVESDLLCDPYYVGEADRHMPNHAGRMVVFKNGDFELVRDCYDIDTNYLEPILAQETALGLN; from the coding sequence ATGAAACTTCAAATCACCCTGGTGACAGGGATGGCAGCGCTTTGCCTGTCTGTCCTGTCCTCCACCGCGGCCCAGGCCGACGACGGTGCCCCCATCTGCGGCCTTAACACGGGTCAAGCCGCCTCTGGCACGCCGATCAAAGTCGGCGGCATCAATGGCAATGCGCCTCCTGGCGATTTCTCTGGCGGCACCGACGGGGCTGCGGCGTATTTTGACTGTGTGAATGCCAATGGCGGCATCCACGGCCGCCCGATTGAATACATTGTTGAAAATGACCAATGGAACCCGGAACTCGCCGGACAAGTCGCCACCAAACTGGTGAAAGACGAAAATGTTGTTGCGTTGGTTGGCAACGGCTCTGTGGTCGAGATGGCGGTTAATGCATCGCTCTATGCGTCCGAAGATGTCATGGTCATGGCCTCTGGTTGTGCGATTTCAGAATGCTATGAAAGCAGCCATATCGTTTCCACCAACCAAGGTCCTTTGCCGTCTGGCATTGGCGCGCTCAAATTTGCGATCGAAGAATTGGGCACCACCCATGCGGCTTGCATCGGTTTCAACATTCCAAACAATGGCGGTTGGGCTTGCGACTGGATGAACGAATATATGGCCAGCAAGGGCCTGCAAGGCACGTCGATCTTGATGGACCCTACGGCGGTTGATCTGAATTCAGTCTATTTGCAAGCCTTGGCAGAGCGCGTTGACACCATCTTGTTGATGTTGCCAGCCGGCCCGGCGATTGGCTTGCTGAAAGTTGCCGAAGAGCAGGGCGGGCGCGAGCTGTTCAAATGGGTGTCCCCGACACCATTGTATGAACCCGGCGTTGGCGAAGTCTTGGGCGATTACTGGTCTGACAATCTGTATATCAACATCGAGCTGAACGAGTTTAGCAGCGATGGGGCCGACAATCAGAACTGGATCAAGGTTATGGACCGCTTTGGCAAAGACGGCGACCGCCGCGATACCTTTAGCCAATCTGGCTATGTCTCGGCCAAGTTCTTTGTGGATGCGCTGTTGAAGCTGGATGCGGAAAACATTGACCGTCCGCAGGTCACCCAAGCGATCCAAAACATTGTTGGTGTTGAATCTGACCTGCTGTGTGACCCGTATTATGTCGGCGAAGCGGATCGTCACATGCCCAACCACGCGGGTCGTATGGTTGTGTTTAAGAACGGCGACTTTGAGCTGGTGCGCGATTGCTATGACATCGACACCAATTACCTCGAGCCCATTCTGGCCCAAGAAACGGCCCTGGGCCTCAACTAA
- a CDS encoding pyridoxamine 5'-phosphate oxidase family protein, with product MPTPEDFYTDAQRALQVDGKQDKLAQVVVHAIVRDELEEIHTDYIASRDYFFLSSVNAKGEPTVSYKGGDVGFVKVLSNNRLIFPNYDGNGMWYSLGNIDETAKVGMLFMDMETPWRIRVQGTAKLNRDADLIGQFPGANMVVDVQVDTVFQNCARYIHKHTRVEKSPYVPDANGKAPFPAWKRIDPLQPFLHPDDQGRAEHEGGTLSEEEYLEKVWKGTS from the coding sequence ATGCCAACACCAGAGGACTTTTATACCGACGCACAACGGGCGCTTCAGGTCGACGGGAAACAAGACAAACTGGCGCAGGTTGTGGTGCATGCCATCGTGCGCGACGAACTAGAAGAGATTCACACCGATTACATCGCCAGCCGGGATTACTTTTTCCTGTCCAGCGTCAATGCAAAAGGCGAGCCAACCGTTTCCTATAAAGGTGGCGACGTGGGCTTTGTGAAAGTGCTGTCAAATAATCGACTGATCTTTCCGAATTATGATGGCAATGGCATGTGGTATTCGCTGGGCAACATCGACGAGACCGCGAAGGTTGGCATGTTGTTTATGGACATGGAAACCCCATGGCGCATTCGGGTGCAGGGCACTGCAAAACTGAACCGCGATGCCGATTTGATTGGGCAATTCCCTGGGGCCAATATGGTTGTGGATGTTCAGGTTGATACCGTTTTTCAGAACTGTGCCCGCTATATTCACAAACACACTCGCGTGGAAAAATCACCCTATGTTCCAGATGCCAATGGCAAAGCGCCCTTTCCGGCCTGGAAGCGCATCGATCCTTTGCAGCCTTTCTTGCACCCGGATGATCAGGGGCGTGCGGAACACGAAGGCGGGACGCTTTCGGAAGAGGAATATCTGGAAAAAGTTTGGAAGGGCACGTCCTAA
- a CDS encoding carbon-nitrogen hydrolase family protein — protein MSQQFKVAAVQAAPVFLDLQASVTKAISYIEEAAANGAKLVAFSETWLPGYPNHIWLGPVAWQMQFVGRYFDNSIQAGSPEEARLSEACRKNNIQLSIGVSERDGGSLYIGQWHFDENGEVINRRRKLKPTHVERTVYGEGDGSDLNVVDTSIGRVGQLACWEHLQPLSKYAMYSQNEQVHVAAWPNLALYEGTAHALGHQVNNGASMIYAVEGSCFVVAPCSLVTKENQDLVCQGDPEKEKLCPVGGGYTRIYGPDGSDIGSNLAHDEEGIVYADIDLHMIGYAKAAADPAGHYSKADSTRLLLNRKKQRAVMYFEETNGLEISAESNADVGETELVTE, from the coding sequence ATGTCTCAACAATTCAAAGTTGCTGCTGTGCAGGCGGCTCCGGTCTTTTTAGACCTGCAAGCTAGTGTCACCAAAGCGATCAGCTATATTGAAGAAGCCGCGGCCAATGGTGCGAAACTCGTGGCCTTTAGTGAAACCTGGCTGCCGGGCTATCCAAACCATATTTGGCTGGGGCCCGTGGCTTGGCAGATGCAATTTGTCGGCCGCTATTTTGATAATTCCATCCAAGCAGGCTCGCCGGAAGAAGCCCGCCTTTCCGAAGCCTGCCGCAAAAACAATATTCAATTGTCCATCGGTGTGTCCGAGCGCGACGGTGGCTCGCTGTATATTGGTCAGTGGCATTTTGATGAAAATGGCGAAGTCATCAACCGCCGTCGTAAGCTCAAGCCAACGCATGTTGAGCGCACGGTCTATGGCGAAGGCGATGGCTCTGATCTGAATGTGGTCGATACGTCAATTGGCCGAGTCGGTCAGCTGGCGTGCTGGGAGCACCTGCAACCGCTGTCCAAATACGCGATGTATTCCCAAAACGAACAGGTGCACGTGGCGGCCTGGCCAAACCTGGCCCTCTACGAGGGCACGGCGCACGCGCTGGGTCATCAGGTGAACAATGGGGCCAGCATGATTTATGCGGTTGAAGGCAGCTGTTTTGTTGTTGCGCCCTGTTCATTGGTCACCAAAGAAAACCAGGATCTTGTTTGCCAAGGCGACCCAGAAAAAGAAAAGCTCTGCCCGGTTGGCGGTGGCTATACCCGGATTTACGGGCCAGATGGATCAGACATCGGATCAAACCTTGCCCATGACGAAGAAGGCATTGTTTACGCCGATATCGATTTGCATATGATTGGTTATGCAAAAGCCGCCGCTGATCCGGCAGGCCATTATTCCAAAGCAGACAGCACGCGCCTGTTGCTGAATCGCAAAAAACAACGTGCGGTGATGTATTTCGAAGAGACTAATGGTTTGGAAATCAGTGCGGAGTCTAACGCCGATGTCGGCGAGACGGAACTTGTCACCGAATAG
- a CDS encoding helix-turn-helix domain-containing protein: MTALSQYDTSQIAQANRFSYWSEAICNSYVQLGCDAKNVSEFKGSITIKRHSVLSISEVSAMAHTAERRKQDINAATDEFYLLSLQRRATSRITQFGKTAVLQPGDMALYSSSDPYKLDLSDNFEKTVVQLPREKLLARLPNAQMLMAHRIGGQTGIGKLVRENIQEFAKFAGDDNPTLQSMVQATLIDLIATGLANEIGQKAELSSPEQHVLMRAKNFIRASLGHPELDRNLVADEIGMSVRRLNAVFAKEGYSIAEYIRSERIKRVAIELRDDRYGHLTISEIAMRNGFSNLQHFSTLFRTTRGQSPKSYRSGE; the protein is encoded by the coding sequence ATGACGGCGCTCAGCCAATACGACACATCGCAAATTGCTCAGGCCAATCGCTTTTCATATTGGAGCGAAGCCATCTGCAACAGCTACGTTCAATTGGGCTGCGATGCAAAAAATGTGAGCGAATTCAAGGGGTCGATCACGATCAAGCGCCACTCGGTCCTGTCGATTTCCGAAGTCTCGGCCATGGCCCATACCGCAGAGCGGCGCAAACAAGACATCAATGCAGCCACGGATGAGTTTTACCTTCTAAGCCTGCAACGTCGCGCAACCTCTCGAATCACCCAATTTGGCAAGACCGCCGTTTTACAGCCGGGTGACATGGCGCTTTATTCCAGTTCCGACCCCTATAAGTTGGATCTCAGCGATAATTTCGAGAAAACAGTTGTGCAACTCCCGCGCGAGAAACTTCTGGCTCGACTGCCAAATGCGCAGATGCTTATGGCGCATCGCATCGGCGGCCAGACGGGCATCGGCAAGTTGGTCAGAGAGAATATCCAGGAGTTCGCGAAATTTGCCGGGGACGACAATCCGACCTTGCAAAGCATGGTTCAGGCCACCCTGATTGACCTGATTGCCACAGGGCTTGCCAATGAGATCGGCCAAAAGGCAGAACTGTCATCGCCGGAACAACATGTGCTGATGCGGGCCAAAAACTTTATCCGCGCGAGCCTTGGCCACCCCGAATTGGACCGCAATCTAGTCGCTGATGAAATTGGCATGTCTGTGCGTCGACTGAATGCGGTTTTTGCCAAAGAAGGCTATTCGATCGCCGAGTATATTCGGTCAGAACGGATCAAACGCGTGGCCATCGAGTTGCGCGATGACCGCTATGGGCATTTGACGATCAGCGAAATTGCAATGCGCAATGGGTTTTCTAACCTGCAGCATTTTTCGACGCTGTTTCGCACCACTCGGGGCCAGTCACCGAAATCTTATAGATCTGGCGAATAG
- a CDS encoding aldehyde dehydrogenase family protein has translation MSFDFQMIVDGKSVPSGSEFVVHNPATGQVVGHAPEASLQNLNDAVAAANKAFLTWRALPDVDRQGALVAIADKLDAHAEELAQLLTQEQGKPLGGMGSRWEVEKMATWARFTAKMSLPVEVIQDNEAGRVELHRKPLGVVGSITPWNFPLLISMWHVAPALLSGNTVVIKPSPYTPLATLRAVELMNEVLPAGVLNVVTGSDAGAVNVGAAMSSHADIRKMMFTGSCATGEKVMQAAASTMKRLTLEMGGNDAAIVLPDVDAKAIAPALFWGAFINNGQTCGCMKRLYIHADVCDDVIAALVEFAAKVPVGDGLLEGSQLGPIQNQMQFDKVARLVAQAKESGKVELGGVPGEGLFFPPTIISGLSNANPLVSEEQFGPALPIIKYSSIEQAIAMANDSDNGLCGSVWSSDVATARNVAGQLECGTVWVNKHGALQPNAPFGGMKKSGLGVEFGEEGLKAYTDIQVIMS, from the coding sequence ATGTCCTTTGACTTTCAAATGATCGTTGACGGTAAATCTGTGCCTTCGGGTTCAGAGTTTGTCGTGCATAATCCCGCAACAGGCCAAGTCGTTGGCCATGCCCCAGAGGCAAGCCTGCAAAACCTGAATGATGCGGTGGCTGCGGCCAACAAGGCTTTTTTGACCTGGCGCGCCTTGCCAGATGTTGACCGCCAAGGCGCGCTTGTGGCCATTGCTGACAAGCTGGATGCGCATGCCGAAGAACTGGCACAGCTTTTGACGCAAGAACAAGGCAAACCCCTGGGGGGTATGGGCTCGCGCTGGGAGGTCGAGAAAATGGCCACCTGGGCGCGCTTTACCGCTAAAATGTCTCTGCCAGTCGAGGTTATCCAAGATAATGAGGCCGGGCGCGTAGAACTGCATCGCAAGCCTTTGGGGGTTGTTGGGTCTATCACGCCTTGGAATTTCCCGCTGCTGATCAGCATGTGGCACGTGGCCCCGGCCCTTTTGTCGGGCAATACAGTTGTGATCAAACCCTCACCTTATACGCCCTTGGCCACTTTGCGGGCAGTCGAACTGATGAATGAAGTTCTGCCGGCAGGTGTGCTAAATGTGGTGACCGGTTCAGATGCCGGGGCGGTGAATGTCGGGGCCGCGATGTCATCGCATGCGGATATTCGCAAAATGATGTTCACAGGCTCTTGTGCCACCGGTGAAAAGGTCATGCAGGCAGCGGCCTCAACAATGAAGCGGCTGACCTTGGAAATGGGTGGCAACGATGCGGCGATTGTGCTGCCAGATGTTGACGCCAAAGCGATTGCACCGGCTCTGTTCTGGGGGGCGTTCATCAACAATGGCCAGACCTGTGGCTGCATGAAACGGCTGTATATCCATGCGGATGTCTGTGACGACGTGATTGCTGCGCTGGTGGAATTTGCGGCAAAAGTGCCGGTTGGTGATGGGCTGCTCGAGGGCAGTCAATTGGGCCCTATTCAGAACCAAATGCAATTTGACAAGGTTGCGCGTTTGGTTGCGCAGGCCAAAGAGTCGGGAAAAGTAGAGCTTGGCGGCGTGCCGGGTGAGGGGTTGTTTTTCCCGCCAACGATCATTTCGGGCCTGAGCAATGCAAACCCATTGGTGTCCGAAGAACAATTTGGCCCGGCGCTGCCGATCATCAAATACAGCAGCATTGAACAGGCCATTGCCATGGCAAATGACAGCGACAACGGGCTGTGCGGTTCTGTGTGGTCAAGTGACGTCGCGACAGCACGCAACGTTGCAGGTCAGCTGGAATGCGGCACGGTTTGGGTCAACAAACACGGCGCGCTGCAGCCCAATGCGCCGTTTGGCGGCATGAAAAAATCGGGGCTTGGGGTTGAGTTCGGCGAAGAAGGCTTAAAGGCCTATACCGATATTCAAGTGATCATGAGTTGA
- a CDS encoding pyridoxamine 5'-phosphate oxidase family protein: protein MEMFGEGSRKLQDRYKARKVADLINKATKVTNFDDDQFGYRDFIADSSYFFLATSAGENTDCSFKGGPKGFVKITGSNTIAFPDLDGNRMYKSLGNIEDNPNVGLLFMRFESEVGKRYLRVRINGTAKVFDDHPMMSDFPGAKRLVEVTTHHIYLNCPRYIPEMTLVEQSAHIPQEGKEQPVPAWKNKPGIKEALEGSS from the coding sequence ATGGAAATGTTTGGCGAAGGCAGCCGCAAACTGCAGGATCGATACAAGGCCCGTAAAGTGGCTGATCTGATCAACAAAGCCACAAAAGTCACCAACTTTGACGATGACCAATTTGGCTATCGCGACTTTATTGCGGATTCGAGTTATTTCTTTCTTGCGACCTCGGCGGGCGAAAACACGGACTGTTCCTTTAAGGGGGGGCCAAAAGGATTTGTGAAAATCACCGGGTCTAATACCATTGCCTTTCCGGATTTGGATGGCAATCGCATGTATAAATCCCTGGGCAATATCGAAGATAATCCAAACGTCGGCCTGTTGTTCATGCGGTTTGAGTCCGAGGTCGGCAAACGATATTTGCGCGTGCGCATCAACGGGACTGCAAAGGTTTTTGATGACCATCCCATGATGTCTGACTTTCCGGGTGCCAAACGGCTTGTCGAGGTGACAACCCATCACATTTATCTCAATTGTCCGCGCTATATTCCAGAAATGACGCTGGTAGAGCAATCTGCTCACATCCCGCAAGAGGGCAAAGAGCAACCGGTGCCCGCTTGGAAAAACAAGCCAGGCATCAAGGAAGCACTGGAAGGCTCTTCCTAA
- a CDS encoding carbon-nitrogen hydrolase family protein: MHMEPELVKVAVVQAAPVWIDLQGGVEKTVKLIDEAGAQGVQLINFPETWLPGYPWQIWMGPPAFAIKYFGRYVKNSIVAGSDEEKALCAAARRNNIHVVVGVSERVGGSLYMAQWHIGPDGKMLSRRKKLKPTHVERSVFGEGDGSDMIVNDTEIGKIGALCCWEHFQPLSKYSLFAQGEQIHCAAWPAFSLYDKLTHGFSAEVNTNANQTYAMEGQCFVLQSCAMISQEIYDELVTSEQLQMFMDVGGGYSRIFGPDGATNGENLAPTEEGLVIADIDMNKIIMAKVAADPAGHYSRPDVFALVHNKIKQKRVLTPGEADEQMLAAEVAEAEAEDIAAQ; the protein is encoded by the coding sequence ATGCATATGGAACCAGAACTGGTCAAAGTGGCGGTGGTACAAGCCGCGCCGGTGTGGATTGACCTTCAAGGTGGGGTTGAGAAAACCGTCAAATTGATCGACGAAGCAGGCGCCCAAGGCGTGCAGTTGATCAACTTTCCCGAAACTTGGCTACCGGGCTATCCTTGGCAAATCTGGATGGGCCCGCCGGCTTTTGCGATCAAGTATTTTGGCCGCTATGTGAAAAACTCTATTGTGGCCGGCAGCGATGAAGAAAAGGCGCTTTGCGCGGCGGCGCGGCGCAACAATATTCATGTTGTTGTCGGTGTGTCCGAACGGGTTGGCGGCAGCCTTTATATGGCGCAATGGCATATTGGGCCTGATGGCAAAATGCTTTCGCGCCGTAAAAAGCTGAAGCCAACACATGTTGAACGTTCCGTCTTTGGCGAAGGGGACGGCAGCGATATGATCGTGAACGACACAGAGATCGGCAAGATTGGGGCGCTCTGCTGTTGGGAACATTTCCAACCGTTGAGCAAATACAGCCTGTTTGCCCAGGGCGAGCAGATCCATTGCGCGGCTTGGCCAGCCTTTAGTCTATACGACAAGTTGACCCACGGTTTCTCGGCCGAGGTGAACACCAATGCCAACCAGACTTATGCGATGGAAGGGCAATGCTTTGTGCTGCAATCCTGCGCGATGATCTCGCAAGAGATCTATGATGAGCTGGTCACCAGCGAGCAATTGCAGATGTTTATGGATGTTGGCGGTGGGTATTCGCGTATCTTTGGTCCAGACGGCGCGACAAATGGCGAAAACCTTGCCCCGACCGAGGAAGGTTTGGTCATCGCTGATATCGACATGAATAAAATTATCATGGCGAAAGTAGCCGCGGATCCCGCAGGGCACTATTCGCGCCCAGACGTTTTTGCGCTGGTTCATAATAAGATCAAGCAAAAGCGCGTTTTGACCCCTGGAGAGGCGGACGAGCAAATGCTGGCGGCGGAAGTGGCTGAAGCAGAAGCGGAAGATATTGCTGCACAATAG